In a genomic window of Myxococcota bacterium:
- a CDS encoding NAD-dependent epimerase/dehydratase family protein, whose amino-acid sequence MKILVTGATGFIGYHAARALQDGEHTLRALVRDEGKGARVLEPLGVAATDRVAGDMTDAASVEKALDGCDALVHAAAGVSVTTGAQDFAANVTGTEVVLGAAFARELPCVYLSSLEAIMQPGRPTTEASEPVMGATHYGRSKARADRWVREQAQAGAGVTILYPPGVVGPDDPGFSESVKAYRSFLRGTLRVGATQFVDGRDLGILIRRLLETRHAGRVLAGGHFFTWDALTDLLVEVTGARIPRISAPGWLLRGAARTMDVIGRVTGRKMPMTGEGIEIATRWQRVADSPVVAELGVGWRDPEETLRDLFRWYVEAGRLPAKAVPKLGGS is encoded by the coding sequence GTGAAGATTCTCGTGACCGGCGCTACCGGCTTCATCGGCTACCACGCGGCGCGTGCGTTGCAGGACGGCGAACACACGCTGCGCGCGTTGGTGCGCGACGAGGGGAAGGGCGCGCGCGTGCTCGAGCCGCTCGGCGTCGCGGCGACGGATCGCGTCGCCGGCGACATGACCGACGCTGCGTCCGTCGAGAAGGCCCTCGATGGCTGTGACGCGCTGGTGCACGCAGCAGCGGGGGTGTCGGTGACGACCGGCGCCCAGGACTTCGCCGCAAACGTCACCGGCACCGAAGTCGTGCTCGGCGCCGCCTTCGCGCGCGAACTCCCGTGTGTCTACCTCTCGAGCCTCGAAGCGATCATGCAGCCGGGCCGACCGACTACCGAAGCGTCCGAGCCCGTGATGGGCGCCACCCACTATGGGCGCTCGAAGGCGCGCGCCGATCGCTGGGTGCGCGAGCAGGCGCAGGCGGGCGCCGGGGTGACGATCCTCTATCCGCCCGGCGTCGTCGGCCCCGACGATCCGGGTTTCAGCGAATCGGTGAAGGCGTACCGCAGCTTCCTGCGAGGAACCCTGCGGGTGGGAGCCACCCAGTTCGTCGACGGCCGCGATCTGGGCATCCTGATCCGCCGCCTGCTCGAGACGCGCCATGCCGGCCGCGTCCTCGCCGGCGGACACTTCTTCACCTGGGACGCGCTGACCGATCTCCTGGTCGAAGTGACCGGTGCGCGTATCCCCCGCATCTCGGCCCCCGGCTGGCTCTTGCGCGGGGCGGCGCGCACGATGGACGTCATCGGGCGGGTCACCGGGCGCAAGATGCCGATGACCGGGGAAGGCATCGAGATCGCCACGCGCTGGCAGCGGGTCGCCGACTCGCCGGTAGTCGCGGAGCTCGGCGTCGGCTGGCGCGACCCGGAAGAGACCCTGCGCGATCTCTTCCGCTGGTACGTCGAAGCCGGACGCTTGCCCGCGAAGGCGGTGCCGAAGCTCGGTGGTTCCTAG
- a CDS encoding STT3 domain-containing protein: MAGAAALAALLRLLPGSSVFTSEGALLWDGDSYYHMRRVAHALQHFPDFLFFDPYLDYPRGTEPHWPPGFDWTLAAILRPFVGDDVAAAERWAAVVPVVFASLAVVALAFVGRRLAGPTAGVAAAFGLAVLPASYSYTRLGFFDHHAAVTLLVTLVLGGVLTLVRWRDVGPRLWPLFAGALVAANLYVWPGSLVLLVLAQAGALVWTLGAATRDTAVARAGRLAAAHALAAGLVALYGYGRSFLGWGSFTPLDLTSFQPVYFACAALTLGGSALAWRRTRFGAGLPSRVGIAIGVGACVLVATFVAIPELRASLLRSTDWFAGDERFHSLVAELEPLLGAGTSQPERGARFFSPLLFAFPLAWFVLVMSDRRDPARLMLAAWSLVFGVMTLTQLRFMNSFAVAFSLVWAVAFVDIARKLAERGIARRSIGIGAAVAVGLAAIPVYGYYRDEAAKFARSADDTRAVHFRRAARYLAEHTPPAEGPDGTLDYGVLAAWGYGHQVRYYAGRPVLQDNFGIYGGAQQNMDDADRYFAAETEARALAILDRLRLRYIIADRWGSGVPVATPPRSMIRRLVGLRGSQARLGEGPDAPVVPALSRHRLIYESAGSDGPLRVFERVAGARVEGSATPGAGVIADLALRTGEGGFGFRTSTRADARGRYRLVVPYPTVDWGAAATPEGAYRLYSEGEYFSLDVSEAAVVQGQRVDGPDFAPPEAAN; encoded by the coding sequence TTGGCGGGCGCCGCCGCCCTGGCTGCGCTGCTGCGCCTGCTGCCGGGGTCGAGCGTCTTCACCAGCGAGGGCGCCCTGCTCTGGGACGGCGACTCGTACTACCACATGCGGCGGGTCGCCCACGCGCTGCAGCACTTCCCCGACTTCCTCTTCTTCGACCCCTACCTCGACTACCCGCGCGGGACCGAGCCCCACTGGCCGCCGGGCTTCGACTGGACGCTCGCGGCGATCCTGCGGCCGTTCGTGGGGGACGACGTGGCCGCGGCCGAGCGCTGGGCCGCGGTGGTGCCGGTGGTGTTCGCGTCGCTCGCCGTGGTCGCACTGGCCTTCGTCGGGCGCCGGCTGGCGGGACCGACGGCCGGCGTCGCCGCCGCGTTCGGCCTCGCCGTCCTACCCGCCAGCTACAGCTACACGCGTCTCGGGTTCTTCGATCACCACGCCGCGGTCACCCTCCTGGTAACCCTCGTCCTGGGCGGCGTGCTCACCCTCGTGCGCTGGCGCGACGTGGGGCCCAGACTCTGGCCGCTCTTCGCCGGCGCACTCGTCGCCGCGAACCTCTACGTCTGGCCTGGATCGCTCGTGCTGCTCGTGCTGGCCCAGGCGGGCGCGCTCGTCTGGACGCTGGGCGCGGCTACGCGCGACACGGCGGTGGCGCGGGCAGGGCGGCTCGCGGCGGCCCATGCACTCGCGGCCGGGCTCGTGGCGCTCTACGGCTACGGCCGCAGCTTCCTCGGTTGGGGGAGCTTCACACCCCTCGACCTCACCTCGTTCCAGCCCGTCTACTTCGCGTGCGCCGCCCTCACGCTCGGCGGCTCGGCCCTTGCCTGGCGCCGTACCCGCTTCGGCGCGGGGCTTCCGTCGCGCGTGGGCATCGCCATCGGCGTCGGGGCGTGTGTCCTGGTCGCGACCTTCGTCGCCATCCCCGAACTGCGCGCGAGCCTGCTGCGCTCGACCGACTGGTTCGCCGGCGACGAACGCTTCCACAGCCTCGTTGCCGAGCTCGAGCCGCTCTTGGGCGCCGGCACGTCCCAGCCCGAACGCGGCGCCCGCTTCTTCTCGCCGCTCCTGTTCGCCTTCCCGCTGGCGTGGTTCGTCCTCGTGATGAGCGACCGCCGCGACCCGGCACGTCTCATGCTCGCCGCCTGGAGCCTCGTGTTCGGTGTCATGACGCTCACCCAGCTCCGCTTCATGAACAGCTTCGCGGTGGCGTTCAGCCTGGTGTGGGCGGTGGCCTTCGTCGACATCGCGCGCAAACTCGCCGAACGCGGCATCGCGCGCCGGTCGATCGGCATCGGTGCTGCGGTCGCCGTGGGCCTCGCCGCCATCCCTGTCTATGGCTACTACCGCGACGAGGCCGCGAAGTTCGCGCGAAGCGCCGACGACACGCGCGCCGTGCACTTCCGACGCGCCGCGCGCTACCTCGCCGAGCACACGCCCCCCGCCGAAGGTCCCGACGGAACCCTCGACTACGGCGTCCTGGCCGCCTGGGGCTACGGGCACCAGGTCCGCTACTACGCGGGACGGCCCGTCCTGCAGGACAACTTCGGCATCTACGGCGGCGCCCAACAGAACATGGACGACGCCGACCGCTACTTCGCGGCCGAAACCGAAGCGCGCGCGCTGGCGATCCTCGACCGCTTGCGGCTGCGGTACATCATCGCCGACCGCTGGGGCTCGGGCGTCCCCGTCGCGACACCGCCGCGCTCGATGATCCGGCGTCTCGTGGGCCTGCGCGGTTCCCAGGCGCGGCTGGGAGAGGGCCCGGACGCACCCGTCGTCCCGGCGCTCTCGCGACACCGACTGATCTACGAATCGGCCGGAAGCGACGGGCCACTCCGGGTGTTCGAACGGGTCGCGGGAGCGCGGGTCGAGGGAAGCGCGACGCCGGGTGCGGGTGTGATCGCCGACCTCGCGCTGCGGACCGGCGAAGGGGGCTTCGGGTTCCGCACGTCGACGCGGGCCGATGCGCGCGGTCGCTACCGGCTGGTCGTCCCCTACCCCACCGTCGACTGGGGCGCGGCGGCGACGCCGGAAGGGGCGTATCGCCTCTACAGCGAAGGCGAATACTTCTCGCTCGACGTCAGCGAGGCCGCCGTGGTCCAGGGTCAGCGTGTCGACGGCCCCGACTTCGCGCCGCCGGAAGCAGCGAACTAG
- a CDS encoding sigma 54-interacting transcriptional regulator: MGQSALPAAALEALQIELAGERSLDRLLSTITRRLAELPGTALARLWLVRRDAECEICRGSLGAESGVPCLHLVSSAGRSRSPGADWGRLNGAFHRFPIGGRKVGRVAATGQPLVANDLASDPDALQHPEWARSERLVAFGGQPLRFRDEVLGVLGLFLRVPFDEDDLARLRTIADHAAATLATARAFEEAERLRAQLEVQNAILRDEVREVAAFGSILGESPALRRVLDQVALVAESDATVVVRGESGTGKELVAREIHARSARAEGPWVRVNCAAIPSELFESEFFGHVRGAFTGATRDRIGFVAAADGGTLFLDEVGEIPLALQAKLLRVLEQGEVQRLGETKVTRADVRVVAATNRDLEAQVRSGGFREDLYYRLNVFPIEMPPLRDRAGDAAILARHFFERVRHGEAVYLSPENLAELADYDWPGNVRELRNVIERAAIVTRSGPLALQLGPKRRRPQPGVLREEDLQALMRDNLMRALEETGGRIYGPDGAAALLGLKPTTLRSRLEKYGIDPKRSSRAPDASL; this comes from the coding sequence ATGGGTCAATCGGCGCTCCCCGCGGCGGCTCTCGAAGCCCTGCAGATCGAGCTGGCCGGCGAGCGCTCGCTCGACCGACTGCTGAGCACCATCACCCGACGGCTCGCCGAGCTGCCCGGCACGGCCCTGGCCCGCCTGTGGCTCGTGCGCCGCGATGCCGAGTGCGAGATCTGTCGCGGGTCCCTCGGCGCCGAGTCGGGAGTGCCCTGCCTCCACCTCGTCTCGAGCGCCGGGCGCTCGCGCAGCCCGGGCGCCGACTGGGGCCGACTGAACGGGGCCTTCCACCGCTTCCCGATCGGGGGCCGCAAGGTCGGCCGGGTAGCGGCCACCGGGCAGCCGCTGGTCGCCAACGACCTCGCCTCGGACCCCGACGCGCTCCAGCACCCCGAGTGGGCGCGCAGCGAACGATTGGTGGCCTTCGGCGGCCAGCCCCTGCGCTTCCGCGACGAGGTCCTCGGGGTGCTCGGCCTTTTCCTGCGCGTGCCCTTCGACGAAGACGACCTCGCGCGGCTGCGGACGATCGCCGACCACGCCGCCGCGACGCTGGCCACGGCCCGCGCCTTCGAGGAGGCCGAGCGCCTGCGCGCCCAGCTCGAGGTCCAGAACGCGATCCTGCGCGACGAGGTCCGTGAGGTCGCCGCCTTCGGCTCGATCCTCGGAGAGAGCCCTGCGCTGCGGCGGGTCCTCGACCAGGTGGCGTTGGTGGCCGAGAGCGACGCCACCGTCGTGGTGCGTGGCGAGTCGGGGACGGGGAAGGAGCTGGTGGCGCGCGAGATCCACGCGCGCAGCGCGCGCGCCGAAGGGCCGTGGGTGCGGGTGAACTGCGCGGCGATCCCATCGGAGCTCTTCGAGAGCGAGTTCTTCGGCCACGTGCGCGGCGCTTTCACCGGGGCCACGCGCGACCGGATCGGCTTCGTCGCCGCCGCCGACGGGGGCACCCTCTTCCTCGACGAGGTCGGCGAGATCCCCCTCGCGCTGCAGGCAAAGCTCTTGCGCGTCCTCGAGCAGGGCGAGGTGCAACGGCTCGGGGAAACGAAGGTGACGCGCGCCGACGTGCGGGTCGTGGCGGCGACCAACCGCGACCTCGAGGCCCAGGTGCGCAGCGGCGGCTTCCGCGAAGACCTCTACTACCGGCTGAACGTCTTCCCGATCGAGATGCCGCCATTGCGCGATCGTGCCGGCGACGCTGCGATCCTGGCCCGCCACTTCTTCGAGCGCGTTCGCCACGGCGAGGCGGTGTACCTCTCGCCCGAGAACCTCGCGGAGCTCGCCGACTACGACTGGCCGGGCAACGTGCGCGAGCTCCGCAACGTGATCGAGCGGGCGGCGATCGTGACACGCTCGGGGCCACTGGCCCTGCAGCTGGGCCCCAAGCGGCGACGCCCGCAGCCCGGCGTGCTGCGCGAAGAGGACCTGCAGGCGCTGATGCGCGACAACCTGATGCGCGCGTTGGAGGAGACCGGCGGGCGGATCTACGGCCCCGATGGAGCGGCCGCGCTATTGGGGCTGAAACCGACGACCCTGCGTTCGCGGCTCGAAAAGTACGGGATCGATCCGAAGCGCTCGTCACGCGCGCCTGACGCTTCGCTCTAG